The following proteins come from a genomic window of Macadamia integrifolia cultivar HAES 741 chromosome 14, SCU_Mint_v3, whole genome shotgun sequence:
- the LOC122060702 gene encoding peroxidase 28-like gives MAVAGIFLLSKLIVKEMESRWIAEKFLVPGSCDSVCGCLQLVCMVARLDKLYEIKKWSSASQVAKFQLLRAYKYRPIGGNLSFTATAKYFHCFKLVGYYNGKCTNSSADVEKIVKTTMTTEYATDVTVVPALIRMQFHDCFVRGCDASILLESNTSNAEKNADPNLTVRGYDVIDDIKKALENQCGTGIVSCADIIIMAAREAVVLGGGSFYNVTTGRRDGTISNKTEAELLLPPAEISVTDSIAAFGNLGMNVSDMVALIGGHTVGVAHCSSFQDRLYNYNNTGKADPTMDSTLLASLKTTCPQNSTVDNTANLDQNTVSLNTFDNSFFMQIQKNKGILGIDQEIDLDTRTNGTVSSFASNNSVFLAQFATAFVKMGATNVILEPAGEIRLNCRSTN, from the exons ATGGCG GTTGCAGGAATTTTCCTATTATCTAAGCTCatagtcaaagaaatggaatcaagATGG ATAGCAGAAAAGTTCCTGGTTCCTGGTTCCTGTGACTCAGT CTGTGGTTGTCTGCAGTTGGTTTGCATGGTTGCACGTTTGGATAAACTCTATGAAATAAAGAAATGGTCATCAGCATCCCAAGTTGCAAAGTTTCAACTCCTTAGGGCCTATAAATACAGGCCAATAGGGGGAAACCTCTCATTCACTGCTACTGCTAAGTACTTCCACTGCTTCAAGTTG GTTGGCTACTACAATGGTAAATGCACTAACAGTAGTGCAGATGTGGAGAAAATTGTCAAAACCACTATGACCACAGAATATGCAACAGACGTAACAGTAGTTCCAGCACTCATACGCATGCAATTCCATGATTGCTTTGTTAGG GGTTGTGATGCTTCCATACTCTTAGAGAGCAATACAAGTAATGCAGAAAAAAATGCAGATCCAAATCTAACAGTGAGAGGTTACGATGTCATTGATGATATAAAAAAAGCTCTAGAGAATCAATGTGGCACAGGGATTGTCTCTTGTGCTGATATCATTATCATGGCTGCTAGAGAAGCTGTTGTCTTG GGTGGAGGTTCTTTCTACAATGTGACAACTGGGAGAAGGGATGGAACAATTTCAAATAAGACCGAAGCTGAGCTTCTCCTCCCTCCTGCTGAGATATCAGTCACTGATTCCATTGCAGCATTTGGAAATCTTGGAATGAATGTTTCAGACATGGTTGCTCTCATTG GTGGTCACACAGTAGGGGTTGCCCATTGTTCTTCCTTCCAAGATCGTCTCTACAATTACAACAACACCGGAAAGGCTGACCCAACAATGGATTCAACTCTACTTGCCTCTTTGAAGACGACTTGTCCCCAGAATTCGACGGTCGATAACACAGCTAATCTGGATCAGAACACAGTCAGTTTGAATACTTTCGACAACTCCTTCTTCATGCAGATTCAAAAGAACAAAGGAATTTTGGGAATTGACCAAGAGATTGATTTGGATACTAGAACTAATGGCACTGTTTCATCCTTTGCCAGTAACAATAGTGTGTTCTTGGCACAATTTGCAACTGCCTTTGTCAAGATGGGAGCCACAAATGTCATTTTAGAGCCAGCAGGAGAGATTAGGCTAAATTGTCGATCCACTAATTAA